In Vibrio diazotrophicus, the following proteins share a genomic window:
- the metN gene encoding methionine ABC transporter ATP-binding protein MetN has product MIEISHVNKVFYQGTKEINALKDINLNIQQGTIFGVIGSSGAGKSTLIRCVNMLERPTNGSVIVDGVDLTKLSSKQLSEARRNIGMIFQHFNLLSSRTVFENVALPLELAGQSVSHIEKKVSELLQLVGLSEKRDTYPSNLSGGQKQRVAIARALASDPKVLLCDEATSALDPATTQSILELLKEINRKLNITILLITHEMDVVKSICHEVAIIGDGELVEKGSVGDIFAHPKTELAHQFIRSTLDLSIPDDYQARLQPTRVQGSYPLVRLEFTGATVDAPLMSQISRKFNIDVSILSSDLDYAGGVKFGMMVAEIFGDEENDNAAIQYLRDNKVKVEVLGYVL; this is encoded by the coding sequence ATGATTGAGATTAGTCACGTCAACAAGGTGTTTTATCAAGGCACGAAAGAAATCAATGCTTTAAAAGACATCAACCTTAACATCCAACAAGGCACGATCTTTGGTGTTATTGGCTCATCAGGTGCTGGTAAAAGTACGCTGATTCGTTGTGTGAACATGTTAGAACGCCCAACTAACGGTAGCGTTATTGTTGATGGTGTTGACCTTACTAAGCTGAGCTCGAAGCAATTGAGCGAAGCACGCCGTAACATCGGCATGATTTTCCAGCATTTTAATCTGCTTTCTTCGCGTACTGTGTTTGAAAACGTTGCTCTGCCGTTAGAGCTTGCTGGTCAAAGTGTTAGTCATATTGAGAAGAAAGTTTCTGAACTTCTTCAGTTGGTTGGCTTGTCAGAGAAACGTGACACTTACCCATCAAATCTAAGTGGTGGTCAAAAGCAACGTGTTGCGATAGCTCGTGCTCTGGCATCTGATCCAAAAGTGTTGCTGTGTGATGAAGCAACCAGTGCTCTCGATCCTGCGACTACGCAGTCGATTCTTGAGCTTTTGAAAGAGATTAACCGTAAGTTAAACATCACTATTTTGTTGATTACCCACGAGATGGATGTAGTAAAAAGTATATGTCATGAAGTGGCTATCATCGGTGACGGTGAATTAGTAGAGAAAGGTTCTGTGGGTGATATTTTTGCTCATCCAAAAACAGAACTTGCTCATCAGTTCATTCGTTCAACACTGGATTTATCGATTCCTGATGATTACCAAGCACGTTTGCAGCCAACACGAGTGCAAGGCAGTTACCCATTAGTTCGTTTGGAATTTACCGGCGCAACTGTTGATGCACCGTTGATGTCGCAAATTTCGCGAAAATTCAACATTGATGTCAGCATCCTGAGTTCAGATCTTGATTACGCTGGCGGTGTGAAGTTCGGCATGATGGTAGCGGAAATCTTCGGTGATGAAGAAAACGATAACGCTGCAATTCAATACCTTCGTGACAATAAAGTAAAAGTAGAGGTGCTTGGTTATGTCCTTTAA
- the gmhB gene encoding D-glycero-beta-D-manno-heptose 1,7-bisphosphate 7-phosphatase encodes MAKPAVFLDRDGVINVDHGYVSDEHDFEFIDGVFEAAKTLHEMGYLLVLVTNQSGIARGMFSEDRFLSLTQWMDWNFVDNGVELDGIYYCPHHPEYGVGKYKEDCDCRKPKPGMFISARDFLKIDMANSVMVGDKAEDMMAAEAAGVGTKILVRTGKPVTEKGESLATVVLDSLREVPNYLKERK; translated from the coding sequence TTGGCGAAACCAGCTGTGTTTTTAGACCGTGACGGCGTAATAAATGTCGATCATGGCTATGTAAGCGACGAACATGATTTTGAGTTTATCGACGGTGTTTTTGAAGCCGCGAAAACACTGCATGAAATGGGCTATCTACTTGTATTGGTGACCAACCAGTCGGGTATCGCTCGTGGCATGTTCAGTGAAGATCGTTTTCTGTCATTAACGCAGTGGATGGACTGGAACTTCGTTGATAATGGCGTTGAGCTTGATGGCATCTACTATTGTCCTCACCATCCCGAGTATGGTGTAGGCAAGTATAAAGAAGATTGTGATTGCCGTAAGCCAAAGCCGGGTATGTTTATCTCTGCTCGTGACTTTTTGAAGATCGATATGGCGAACTCTGTGATGGTGGGTGACAAAGCGGAAGACATGATGGCCGCAGAAGCAGCCGGAGTCGGTACCAAGATCTTAGTTCGTACAGGCAAGCCTGTGACTGAAAAAGGTGAAAGTTTAGCCACTGTTGTACTGGACAGTTTGCGCGAAGTGCCTAACTATTTAAAAGAGCGTAAATAA
- a CDS encoding MliC family protein, which translates to MNRNDILVAFCLVALPLTALMACSSSTEVDGLKVRDSDFQHYLCDDEKQFDVAYVSEENAVLKTSESLYRLVRIPSGSGAKYILDDHTSAVVNPVTLFTKGDDARLEVKGIIYKTCRIE; encoded by the coding sequence ATGAATAGAAACGATATCCTAGTCGCATTCTGCTTGGTGGCGCTACCCTTGACTGCACTAATGGCGTGTTCAAGCTCAACCGAAGTCGATGGACTTAAAGTTAGGGACAGTGATTTTCAACATTACCTTTGCGACGATGAGAAGCAGTTTGATGTAGCTTACGTATCAGAAGAAAACGCAGTGTTAAAGACCTCGGAAAGCCTGTATCGCTTGGTTCGTATTCCTTCCGGCTCTGGAGCGAAGTACATATTGGATGACCACACTTCAGCGGTAGTGAATCCTGTTACCTTGTTCACGAAAGGGGATGACGCTAGGTTAGAAGTCAAAGGTATTATTTATAAAACTTGCCGGATTGAGTGA
- a CDS encoding tetratricopeptide repeat protein codes for MRWKRWFSLALFFFSVFSQAATYSSPTLNEAESLIEISPQQAKELTSEYLTVRKMAEKSEQNPSTVARDETDSRLRTPASTVAAMKILAQAEFNLGYPIAAFRLLDDAFNTAQEFNLPYLQLEIQLLQIRLRWLDNDDVTDAREKLRDITQQYESIRSKDFPARGIGYKIKLLRAEIASKANDVELANKLFIELKEDLEFIQSEDTKIDYHIMVGSHYLDHERYNLALSELLIAYWSSIESNSSARLARTNTLLAQLFFERRVLDKALVHLSEAADFYDNYEKSPKLAMVLKRMGDVYFDLGKYNLALVNYFNVIDHENNNNNIESVIGTRLSLAATYIHLYNYPLAEQYLQRAEDLLQYADIPHLKGKAALLNASLAYHQQRSEQVILNAQKALAISQSIGNQHIEQQAYSLLSQGYEQLGKHALALEAMKRSYVLENLHQEKLNQISEDAFRQQKEFVEQTLHLVGQENELKETKRQYSKLQKLTFTLFIVAGALFLLVLRRSYVIQTQNEEIEELNTNLFTHSRSRLRNLRMLNAKLPKSLQRSSQNYELWHVGELIHEPLNDRLRFAMIDVPFLRNMYLQHGYTAGLELERAFGEYLKSKIDEPTRLYHFSDSNLLFIEPSTDRDSPPEEMFEKIQQWIREFQPERKINRIIRMGITDYPFLPRAYTAINDKELLDILLMATSAARELSMKENCSHWVYLKAIDNAPAASFASNNMRKSCKHAINQGLIKVHSSHNNEENIKKILKDG; via the coding sequence ATTCGCTGGAAGCGTTGGTTTTCTCTAGCTCTTTTCTTTTTTTCAGTATTTTCACAAGCGGCAACGTATTCATCACCGACGCTAAACGAAGCTGAAAGCTTGATAGAAATATCGCCACAACAAGCTAAAGAACTCACAAGTGAGTATTTAACCGTAAGGAAGATGGCGGAGAAATCCGAGCAAAACCCATCCACCGTTGCAAGAGACGAAACCGACAGCCGTCTGCGCACGCCTGCGAGCACTGTAGCTGCGATGAAAATCCTCGCACAAGCCGAGTTTAATCTCGGCTATCCGATTGCCGCATTTCGACTATTGGATGACGCTTTTAACACCGCGCAAGAATTCAACCTACCCTATTTACAGTTAGAAATTCAGTTACTGCAAATTCGCCTGCGTTGGCTGGATAACGACGATGTGACTGATGCGCGCGAAAAACTGCGTGATATCACACAACAATACGAATCCATCAGAAGCAAAGATTTCCCTGCTCGTGGAATTGGCTACAAAATTAAACTGTTACGGGCTGAAATAGCATCGAAAGCTAATGATGTTGAACTGGCCAACAAACTGTTTATTGAGCTTAAAGAAGACTTGGAGTTTATCCAGTCTGAAGATACGAAGATCGACTATCACATCATGGTCGGCAGCCATTACTTAGACCATGAACGTTACAACCTCGCGCTCTCTGAACTGCTGATAGCTTACTGGAGCTCTATTGAGTCGAACTCAAGTGCCAGACTGGCAAGAACCAACACATTATTGGCTCAGTTATTCTTTGAGCGACGCGTGTTGGATAAAGCCCTAGTTCACTTATCGGAAGCAGCCGATTTTTACGATAACTATGAGAAATCACCTAAGCTTGCCATGGTGTTAAAACGTATGGGTGATGTCTACTTTGATTTAGGCAAGTACAACCTCGCGTTGGTGAACTATTTCAACGTGATTGATCATGAGAATAATAACAACAATATCGAAAGCGTCATCGGGACTCGACTCAGTCTCGCCGCCACGTATATCCATCTCTATAACTACCCGCTCGCGGAACAGTATTTACAACGTGCCGAAGATCTTCTTCAGTATGCGGACATTCCTCATCTGAAAGGGAAAGCTGCGCTGCTTAATGCAAGCCTTGCGTACCATCAACAGCGAAGCGAACAAGTGATTCTCAATGCTCAGAAAGCATTAGCAATCAGCCAGTCGATTGGCAACCAACATATTGAACAGCAAGCCTATAGCCTGCTCTCTCAAGGTTATGAGCAACTCGGTAAGCATGCTCTGGCGCTTGAAGCCATGAAACGCAGCTACGTGTTGGAAAATCTCCATCAGGAAAAACTCAACCAAATCAGCGAAGATGCTTTCCGTCAGCAAAAAGAGTTTGTCGAGCAAACGCTGCACTTAGTCGGTCAGGAAAACGAACTTAAAGAGACGAAGCGTCAATACTCAAAATTGCAAAAATTGACCTTTACTCTATTTATTGTGGCGGGAGCGTTATTTTTATTAGTTTTGCGTCGAAGCTACGTTATCCAAACTCAAAACGAAGAGATTGAAGAACTCAATACCAACTTGTTTACTCACTCTCGTTCACGCCTGCGCAACTTACGCATGTTGAATGCAAAACTACCGAAATCACTGCAAAGAAGCAGCCAAAACTATGAACTTTGGCATGTTGGTGAACTGATTCATGAACCGCTGAATGACCGTCTTCGTTTCGCCATGATTGACGTACCATTCCTGCGTAACATGTATCTTCAACACGGTTATACTGCTGGCTTAGAGCTAGAGCGAGCGTTTGGCGAATACTTAAAATCTAAAATTGACGAACCGACAAGGCTTTATCATTTTTCTGATTCAAACTTACTATTCATCGAGCCAAGCACTGACAGAGACAGCCCGCCTGAAGAGATGTTTGAAAAGATTCAGCAATGGATTCGAGAGTTTCAACCTGAGCGCAAAATTAACCGAATTATTCGAATGGGGATTACCGATTATCCATTTTTGCCGAGAGCTTACACGGCAATTAACGACAAAGAACTGTTGGATATTCTGTTGATGGCAACTAGTGCTGCACGCGAACTGAGTATGAAAGAAAACTGCTCTCATTGGGTCTATTTGAAAGCGATTGATAATGCTCCTGCTGCCAGCTTTGCATCAAATAACATGCGAAAATCCTGTAAGCACGCCATCAACCAAGGTTTGATAAAAGTCCACTCATCTCACAATAATGAGGAGAATATCAAAAAAATATTAAAAGATGGTTAG
- a CDS encoding methionine ABC transporter permease produces the protein MSFNTIANWLSLNGDLLLTATWQTLYMVAVAGVIGFALGIPLGVILHTTKKGGLLENTKLNSILGAIVNIGRSVPFLVLMVAIIPVTKLLVGTFIGTTAAIVPLTIGAIPFVARLIEGALLEVPTGLVEAAQSMGATPMQIIRKVLLPEAMPTILNSVTITLVTLVSYSAMAGTVGGGGLGDVAIRYGFHRYDVVIMAVTVVMLIVLVQIIQSIGDAFVRRVDHR, from the coding sequence ATGTCCTTTAATACCATTGCTAACTGGTTATCACTAAACGGTGACCTGCTTTTAACAGCAACTTGGCAGACTTTGTATATGGTAGCTGTTGCTGGCGTTATTGGTTTCGCGCTGGGTATTCCACTAGGCGTTATTCTGCACACGACTAAAAAAGGTGGTTTGCTAGAAAACACTAAGTTGAACAGCATACTTGGCGCAATCGTCAACATTGGCCGTTCAGTACCGTTTCTTGTGTTGATGGTAGCGATTATTCCAGTAACTAAATTGCTTGTGGGAACGTTCATTGGCACAACAGCAGCAATCGTACCTCTAACTATCGGCGCAATTCCTTTTGTTGCTCGCTTGATTGAAGGGGCATTATTGGAAGTTCCAACTGGTCTTGTTGAAGCTGCACAATCTATGGGCGCAACACCAATGCAAATTATTCGCAAGGTGCTGTTACCAGAAGCAATGCCGACCATTCTAAACTCTGTAACGATCACGCTGGTTACTCTTGTGAGCTACTCAGCGATGGCTGGTACAGTGGGTGGCGGCGGCCTAGGTGATGTGGCTATTCGTTACGGCTTCCACCGTTACGATGTGGTGATAATGGCAGTAACCGTTGTCATGCTTATTGTTCTAGTACAAATAATTCAATCAATCGGTGATGCATTCGTACGCCGCGTTGATCACAGATAA
- a CDS encoding GGDEF domain-containing protein has translation MHDLSLSLLEQMNITEHELDRRKGLMDITEEDEVLLKACEEWLLPLIPTVVQQFYAHQIKIPEVALTIADKQTLGGLHNAMKKYVADIFCGNYNQKYAEQRIKIGKVHQRMGVSPKFYLASVQQIHSLLNQEINKHFAQCGRSPISTLAALQKVIYFDNQFIFDTYISSKNHEVDNANKQLLQYANSIERRIKKRTRELEELSMRDSLTGLYNQRALLEELKKLWALSFRSEQHFTLLYIDLNRFKQVNDNFGHLAGDQVLIDFATACQKTLRQSETAARYGGDEFIILLPNTSIDCANVVGQRLIDDFTQRVQHDVGLSIGGVSYYPDSGLKAEDILSLADKHMYSAKAEAHRTNLSAMSFEARWDPCQITHIA, from the coding sequence ATGCACGACTTATCTCTTTCACTTCTAGAACAAATGAACATCACAGAGCACGAACTCGATCGTCGAAAAGGGCTGATGGACATTACGGAAGAAGATGAAGTCCTGTTAAAAGCATGTGAAGAGTGGTTGTTACCTCTCATCCCTACGGTTGTGCAACAGTTTTACGCACATCAGATAAAAATACCTGAAGTGGCTCTAACTATTGCAGACAAACAAACGCTAGGAGGACTTCACAACGCCATGAAGAAATATGTGGCGGATATTTTCTGTGGTAACTACAACCAAAAGTATGCTGAACAGCGTATAAAAATTGGCAAGGTTCATCAAAGAATGGGGGTAAGCCCTAAGTTCTATCTTGCCAGCGTCCAGCAGATACACTCGTTACTTAATCAAGAAATCAACAAACATTTTGCACAATGTGGTCGCAGCCCGATTTCAACACTCGCTGCACTGCAAAAAGTTATCTATTTCGATAATCAATTTATCTTCGACACTTATATCTCATCGAAAAATCATGAAGTTGATAATGCAAATAAGCAGCTACTTCAGTACGCAAATAGCATAGAAAGACGCATTAAAAAGCGAACCAGAGAGCTTGAAGAACTCTCAATGCGCGATTCTCTCACCGGACTATATAACCAGCGAGCTCTATTAGAAGAACTCAAAAAACTGTGGGCGCTAAGCTTCCGATCTGAGCAACACTTCACCCTGCTCTATATCGATTTGAACAGATTTAAACAAGTTAATGATAATTTTGGACACCTCGCGGGTGACCAAGTGTTGATTGATTTTGCCACTGCCTGCCAAAAGACCTTGCGCCAATCTGAAACAGCAGCTCGATACGGTGGAGACGAATTTATTATTCTATTACCTAACACCAGTATTGATTGTGCAAATGTAGTAGGCCAACGGTTGATCGATGACTTTACACAACGAGTACAACATGACGTAGGGTTAAGTATTGGTGGTGTCTCTTACTATCCTGACTCTGGGTTGAAAGCAGAAGATATTTTGAGTCTCGCGGATAAACATATGTACTCCGCAAAAGCGGAAGCACACAGGACTAACCTCAGTGCAATGAGCTTTGAAGCACGCTGGGACCCTTGCCAAATAACTCACATCGCCTAA
- the treR gene encoding trehalose operon repressor TreR produces MSRKLTILDIAKLSGVGKSTVSRVLTNDPKVKPETREKVERVIAESGYVPSKSAQSMRGGSQKVIGVIISRLDSPSENRSVSSMLEIFYAHGYDVVIMESQFDRQKTNEHLDVLLKRNVDGVIIFGFTDLDAQALVPWQLKSVVIATHSEQVSSINYDNIGIINQALDYVKQQGLNQVSFIGVDPQDATTGEMRLQAYLDWCQKQQITPCYQTGKLKHESAYQLVDKVLFENTQAIVCASDTLALGVIKRLQECQREDVVVTGVGGNELLTFLFPKVYSVDPGYRQAGSQAANLLISHLSGDVQHLVHLTQVPAL; encoded by the coding sequence ATGAGCAGAAAACTCACCATTCTTGATATCGCAAAACTTTCCGGAGTCGGTAAATCTACCGTTTCTCGTGTACTCACTAATGATCCAAAGGTGAAGCCTGAAACTAGAGAGAAGGTTGAGCGCGTCATTGCTGAATCAGGTTATGTCCCTTCTAAATCGGCGCAGTCGATGCGCGGCGGCAGCCAGAAAGTTATCGGTGTGATTATTTCTCGCCTTGATTCGCCTTCTGAAAATCGTTCTGTCAGCAGCATGCTTGAGATCTTTTACGCTCATGGTTATGACGTCGTGATCATGGAAAGTCAGTTCGATCGGCAGAAAACCAACGAACATTTGGATGTATTGTTAAAGCGCAATGTGGACGGCGTGATCATTTTTGGCTTTACGGATTTAGATGCGCAAGCTTTGGTACCTTGGCAGTTGAAATCGGTGGTGATCGCTACTCATTCTGAGCAGGTTTCCTCAATTAATTACGATAATATCGGTATCATCAATCAGGCATTGGATTACGTTAAGCAGCAAGGGCTAAATCAAGTCAGCTTTATCGGCGTCGATCCTCAAGATGCCACAACTGGCGAAATGCGTTTGCAAGCCTATCTAGATTGGTGTCAGAAGCAACAAATAACACCCTGTTATCAAACGGGTAAATTGAAACACGAAAGTGCCTATCAATTGGTTGATAAGGTACTGTTTGAAAATACTCAAGCCATCGTCTGTGCCAGTGACACCCTAGCGTTAGGTGTGATTAAGCGCTTGCAAGAGTGTCAGCGTGAAGATGTTGTGGTGACAGGTGTTGGCGGTAATGAGTTACTGACTTTCTTGTTCCCTAAAGTCTACAGTGTTGATCCTGGTTATCGGCAAGCAGGATCGCAGGCAGCGAATCTGTTAATTTCGCATCTTAGCGGTGATGTACAACATCTGGTTCATCTCACTCAAGTTCCTGCCCTCTGA
- a CDS encoding MetQ/NlpA family lipoprotein — MKFNLKSLLTIAAAASALVLAGCGDKEADTSKVKIGVIAGAEAQVAEVAAKIAKDKYNLDVELVTFTDYVTPNAALDDGSIDANAFQHKPYLDQQIADRGYKLAIAGNTFVYPIAGYSKQVKSVDEIQDGDRIAVPNDPTNLGRSLLLLEQQGLLKLREDVGLLATVRDIVENPKNIKIVELDAAQLPRSLDDVALSIINTTYASSINLTPEKDGIFVENKESPYVNLLVAREDNVNAENVQTFLKAYQTDEVAKAASDIFQGGAVKGW, encoded by the coding sequence ATGAAATTCAATCTTAAAAGTTTACTGACCATTGCTGCTGCAGCATCTGCGCTTGTACTAGCTGGCTGTGGTGATAAAGAAGCGGATACCAGCAAAGTAAAAATTGGTGTTATTGCGGGTGCTGAAGCTCAAGTAGCAGAAGTGGCTGCGAAAATTGCAAAAGACAAATATAACTTAGATGTTGAACTTGTAACTTTCACTGACTACGTAACACCAAACGCTGCGCTTGATGACGGTTCAATCGATGCAAACGCATTCCAACACAAGCCATACTTAGATCAACAAATTGCTGACCGTGGCTACAAACTGGCTATTGCTGGTAATACATTTGTTTACCCAATCGCTGGCTACTCTAAGCAAGTAAAATCTGTTGATGAGATCCAAGACGGTGACCGTATTGCAGTACCAAACGATCCGACTAACCTAGGTCGCTCTCTGCTACTTCTTGAGCAACAAGGTCTGCTAAAACTACGTGAAGACGTAGGTCTTCTAGCTACTGTTCGTGATATCGTAGAAAACCCTAAAAACATCAAGATTGTTGAACTAGACGCAGCTCAACTTCCACGTTCTCTTGATGACGTAGCGCTTTCTATCATCAACACAACTTACGCAAGCTCTATCAATCTGACTCCAGAGAAAGATGGTATCTTCGTAGAAAACAAAGAATCACCATACGTGAACCTGCTTGTTGCTCGTGAAGACAACGTAAACGCTGAAAACGTACAAACGTTCCTAAAAGCGTACCAAACAGACGAAGTAGCAAAAGCTGCATCTGACATCTTCCAAGGTGGCGCAGTTAAAGGCTGGTAA
- the queF gene encoding NADPH-dependent 7-cyano-7-deazaguanine reductase QueF (Catalyzes the NADPH-dependent reduction of 7-cyano-7-deazaguanine (preQ0) to 7-aminomethyl-7-deazaguanine (preQ1) in queuosine biosynthesis): MSKYSDAKELAGLTLGKKTDYSHQYDPTLLQPVPRSLNRDDLNLGSELPFKGCDIWTLYELSWLNTKGLPQVAIGEVAIPATSANLIESKSFKLYLNSFNQTKFENWQQVEQHLITDLSACAGETVEVKVKPLSDYTAEPIVTMKGDCIDDQDIEIDSYDFDESLLEGAAEDTIISETLHSHLLKSNCLITNQPDWGSVEIEYRGPKINREALLRYIVSFREHNEFHEQCVERIFTDITRFCKPEQLTVFARYTRRGGLDINPYRSTEQAAPQDNKRMARQ, translated from the coding sequence ATGAGCAAATATTCCGATGCCAAAGAGTTAGCAGGTCTGACTTTAGGTAAAAAAACCGATTACTCACATCAGTATGACCCAACACTACTGCAACCTGTTCCACGTAGCTTAAACCGTGATGACCTGAATTTAGGTAGTGAACTGCCGTTTAAAGGCTGTGATATCTGGACACTTTATGAGTTGTCTTGGTTGAATACCAAAGGTCTGCCACAAGTGGCTATCGGCGAAGTTGCGATCCCAGCTACCAGTGCAAATTTAATTGAGTCGAAGTCGTTCAAACTTTATCTGAACAGCTTTAACCAAACTAAGTTTGAAAACTGGCAACAGGTTGAACAACATTTGATTACGGATCTCTCTGCTTGTGCTGGCGAAACCGTTGAGGTTAAGGTCAAGCCTTTAAGTGATTACACGGCAGAGCCTATTGTCACAATGAAAGGCGATTGCATTGACGATCAAGACATCGAAATTGATAGCTACGATTTCGACGAATCACTGCTAGAAGGTGCTGCGGAAGATACTATTATTAGCGAAACTCTGCATAGCCACCTTTTGAAATCAAACTGTCTGATCACCAATCAGCCGGACTGGGGTAGCGTTGAAATTGAGTATCGAGGTCCAAAAATTAACCGCGAAGCGCTATTACGTTATATAGTCTCTTTCCGTGAACACAATGAGTTCCACGAACAATGTGTTGAGCGTATATTTACGGACATCACTCGCTTCTGCAAACCAGAGCAACTGACTGTATTTGCTCGTTATACTCGACGTGGCGGCCTAGATATCAACCCGTACCGTTCAACAGAACAAGCAGCACCACAAGACAACAAACGTATGGCTCGCCAATAA
- the syd gene encoding SecY-interacting protein yields MAHSVAEALHTFSQRYLDAYQAAHQHLPENEELADWVSPCVKQKFENSVYWQPVARDEVADLTNVENGIEIALHEDIHAFYGIQYSADMAASWNGNALNLLQVWSDEDYQRLQENILGHLVMQRRLKQKPTVFIATTDDEMEVVSICNLTGNVILEKLGTDNRQVLSDDVASFLLQLEPEVDA; encoded by the coding sequence ATGGCGCATTCTGTTGCAGAAGCCTTACATACTTTTAGTCAGCGCTATCTAGATGCTTATCAAGCCGCACACCAACATTTACCTGAAAATGAAGAGTTGGCGGACTGGGTTTCGCCGTGCGTTAAGCAAAAGTTTGAGAATAGTGTGTATTGGCAGCCTGTAGCCAGAGATGAAGTCGCTGATCTTACTAATGTCGAGAACGGTATTGAGATTGCTTTGCATGAAGATATTCATGCTTTTTACGGTATTCAATATAGTGCGGATATGGCAGCGAGCTGGAACGGCAATGCTCTTAATTTATTGCAAGTTTGGAGTGATGAAGATTACCAACGTTTGCAAGAGAACATTCTCGGTCATCTGGTTATGCAGCGTCGTTTGAAACAGAAACCAACGGTATTTATTGCAACCACTGACGATGAAATGGAAGTGGTATCGATTTGTAATCTGACTGGCAACGTTATTCTCGAAAAATTAGGCACAGATAATCGCCAAGTGCTCAGTGACGATGTTGCTAGCTTTCTGCTGCAACTTGAGCCGGAGGTAGACGCATAA
- a CDS encoding Zn-ribbon-containing protein has protein sequence MYVVELEFECFDNTTITAVDKAINGLMDALRYNGQVLGREFPIVMGDGEFSVRAVCPEKDSLHPNNHSDFVKVCFNRLADACLLAPKFRLLGRDINSEQAAEEETPSWQVLYTTYVHTCSPLRSGETLLPIPLYRNEATFNGDHKAVVKWQTEWQACDELQMAGGCKAEHAALKEICDVDSDLFRRGWDLSKRIEYITKIPTYYYQYRVGGKSLADEKARPCPKCGGEWILDEPLHDIFYFKCDSCRIVSNISWDHLK, from the coding sequence ATGTACGTGGTTGAGCTAGAGTTTGAATGTTTTGATAACACCACGATCACCGCGGTAGATAAAGCGATCAATGGATTGATGGATGCACTGCGCTACAACGGTCAGGTGCTAGGTCGTGAGTTTCCCATCGTCATGGGGGATGGAGAGTTTAGTGTTCGTGCTGTGTGTCCTGAAAAAGACAGCCTTCATCCAAACAACCATTCTGATTTTGTTAAAGTGTGTTTTAACCGACTTGCGGATGCTTGCTTACTTGCTCCTAAGTTTCGCTTGCTTGGCAGAGATATCAATTCTGAGCAAGCTGCGGAAGAAGAAACACCTAGCTGGCAGGTTCTTTATACCACCTATGTTCATACCTGTTCTCCACTGCGTAGCGGTGAAACCTTGTTGCCGATTCCTCTTTATCGCAATGAAGCGACGTTTAATGGCGACCATAAGGCAGTTGTTAAATGGCAGACAGAGTGGCAGGCGTGTGACGAGCTACAAATGGCAGGGGGCTGCAAAGCGGAACATGCAGCTTTGAAAGAGATTTGCGATGTAGACAGTGACTTATTCCGTCGTGGTTGGGATTTAAGTAAACGTATTGAATACATTACTAAAATACCGACTTACTACTATCAATACCGTGTTGGTGGTAAAAGCTTGGCGGATGAAAAAGCTCGCCCTTGTCCTAAATGTGGTGGGGAATGGATACTGGATGAACCTCTGCATGATATCTTTTATTTCAAATGTGATAGCTGCCGAATCGTATCCAATATCTCTTGGGATCATCTGAAGTAA